From Alphaproteobacteria bacterium, one genomic window encodes:
- a CDS encoding SagB/ThcOx family dehydrogenase: MSTFALPNPCLQGTMVLEQVLAARRTTRTFKSKPISLDQLSQLLWAAQGITGPDGRRNTPSAGAMFLLELCVLIGSVDQLRAGAYRYVAATHALERVSDRELRAVVAKAAIGEQPWLEQAAVVVILAANASEALDHFKDQPPIGQRGFRYVNMEVGHAAQNMYLQATALGLGGVFVGGFDDDAIVRLQILSAKHDPFGLMAIGHVS; this comes from the coding sequence ATGTCGACCTTCGCCTTGCCCAACCCCTGCCTCCAAGGAACCATGGTTCTCGAACAGGTTCTCGCGGCGCGCCGCACAACGAGAACCTTCAAGTCAAAGCCGATATCTTTGGATCAGCTCTCCCAATTGCTTTGGGCAGCACAAGGGATCACGGGTCCGGATGGCCGTCGCAACACACCCTCCGCCGGGGCCATGTTCTTATTGGAATTATGCGTACTGATCGGCTCCGTTGATCAACTTCGAGCTGGCGCCTATCGCTACGTTGCTGCCACGCACGCGCTTGAGCGCGTCTCGGATCGAGAATTGCGTGCCGTCGTCGCCAAGGCCGCGATTGGAGAACAGCCATGGCTGGAACAGGCTGCCGTAGTCGTCATCTTGGCTGCAAATGCGAGCGAAGCCCTGGACCATTTCAAGGATCAGCCGCCTATAGGCCAACGGGGGTTCCGGTACGTGAATATGGAAGTCGGGCATGCCGCGCAGAATATGTACCTCCAGGCGACGGCACTCGGCCTAGGCGGTGTCTTCGTAGGCGGCTTCGACGACGACGCTATCGTGCGGCTGCAGATCTTGTCAGCCAAACACGATCCCTTCGGCCTCATGGCAATCGGGCACGTGAGTTGA
- a CDS encoding type II toxin-antitoxin system HicB family antitoxin yields MRYYVAIVHKDPDSDFGVSFPDFPGCITAGSTLSEATDMAIEALSGHIELMAADGDAIPEPSDIGAMMSNLDFNDGFPILVPAPNRTA; encoded by the coding sequence ATGCGATACTACGTTGCCATCGTTCACAAGGACCCCGACAGCGACTTCGGCGTATCGTTTCCGGATTTTCCGGGCTGTATTACAGCGGGATCGACGTTATCCGAAGCAACCGACATGGCAATCGAGGCTTTGTCTGGACACATCGAGCTTATGGCCGCGGACGGTGATGCGATCCCAGAGCCTTCCGATATTGGCGCCATGATGTCGAATCTCGACTTCAATGATGGATTTCCGATACTGGTCCCGGCCCCTAACCGAACCGCCTGA